From one Anopheles cruzii chromosome 3, idAnoCruzAS_RS32_06, whole genome shotgun sequence genomic stretch:
- the LOC128272437 gene encoding fatty-acid amide hydrolase 2-B-like, producing MEIWLVCLGLLLRLLNVLLKPIVAFVGGSKRTAHFPEIRNDMLNIPAVDLAERIRNKELRSEDVVRAYIERIREVNPLLNAVVEERFEAAIEEARKADTLIAETQPIWLIKNYPLLGVPFTVKESCALRDAPITGGSLARKGLKATADGEAVAHLRTAGCIPLLVSNTPEYCLNWESYNHITGRTLNPHDSRRTAGGSSGGEGALIGAGASLFGVGSDVAGSIRLPAHFNGIFGHKPTAGAISIRGHFPMSTDEKFGRLLTVGPMSRYAKDLPTLLHIMAGPGAAKLRLGESVYTRDIRIFYAEDMGFNPGHLPVDDDIKMGLYRAVQYFKGHGLATERFEFDNMPEAMELAFSVLQSLSDVPSIFHNPANPKAPHSLGVELLRSVLGRSQYTLAGIMFYVIFSLKNFFTSDRLDAYLQKAAQMRKQMIDTLGTDGVFLFPTFPTSALRHYESFGHIMGVGYTMLFNALGLPATHVPLGFDRHGLPIGIQVVAAPFQDRLGLCIARELEAAFGGWKAPK from the exons ATGGAgatttggttggtttgtttggggctgctgttgcggttgctgaACGTGCTCCTGAAACCGATCGTCGCGTTCGTCGGCGGCTCCAAACGGACTGCCCACTTTCCGGAGATTCGCAATGATATGCTCAACATTCCGGCCGTGGATCTGGCCGAACGGATACGGAACAAGGAG CTCCGGTCCGAGGATGTCGTGCGAGCCTACATAGAGAGGATCCGCGAGGTTAACCCGCTGCTCAACGCGGTCGTCGAGGAGCGGTTCGAGGCCGCCATCGAGGAAGCGCGCAAAGCAGACACGCTGATTGCGGAGACGCAACCGATATGGCTGATCAAGAACTACCCGCTGTTGGGCGTCCCGTTCACGGTGAAAGAGTCCTGCGCGTTACGGGACGCCCCCATCACCGGTGGGTCGCTGGCTCGCAAGGGTCTGAAggcgacggccgacggtgaGGCGGTGGCCCATCTGCGGACGGCCGGCTGCATTCCACTGCTGGTATCCAACACACCCGAGTACTGCCTGAACTGGGAGTCGTACAACCACATCACCGGACGCACGCTCAACCCGCACGACAGCCGGCGGACTGCGGGCGGTTCGTCCGGCGGCGAAGGAGCACTAATCGGGGCCGGCGCCTCGTTGTTCGGTGTGGGCAGTGATGTTGCCGGTTCCATACGGTTACCGGCACACTTTAACGGAATCTTCGGCCATAAACCAACGGCGG GTGCAATCTCGATCCGGGGTCACTTCCCGATGTCGACCGACGAAAAGTTCGGCCGACTGCTGACGGTGGGGCCGATGTCACGGTACGCAAAAGATCTGCCGACCCTGCTGCACATCATGGCCGGCCCGGGTGCGGCCAAGCTGCGGCTCGGCGAGAGCGTCTACACGCGGGACATCCGCATCTTTTACGCCGAAGATATGGGCTTCAATCCTGGCCACCTGccggtcgacgacgacatcaAGATGGGGCTTTACCGTGCGGTACAGTACTTCAAGGGGCACGGCCTAGCCACCGAGCGGTTCGAGTTCGACAACATGCCCGAGGCCATGGAGCTGGCGTTCAGTGTGCTCCAGTCCCTCAGCGACGTCCCGAGCATCTTTCACAATCCCGCCAACCCGAAGGCACCGCACAGCCTGGGCGTGGAGTTGCTGCGCAGTGTCCTGGGGCGGTCCCAGTACACCCTCGCCGGTATCATGTTCTATGTGATATTCAGTCTGAAGAACTTTTTCACCTCCGACCGGCTGGACGCGTACCTCCAGAAGGCGGCCCAGATGCGGAAGCAAATGATC GACACACTCGGCACCGATGGCGTGTTTCTGTTTCCCACCTTCCCGACCTCGGCCCTGCGGCACTATGAGTCGTTCGGTCACATCATGGGCGTCGGCTACACGATGCTGTTCAACGCCCTGGGCCTGCCGGCCACTCACGTGCCGCTCGGCTTCGATCGACACGGACTCCCGATCGGTATCCAGGTCGTGGCAGCCCCGTTCCAGGATCGACTCGGCCTGTGCATTGCCCGCGAACTGGAGGCGGCCTTCGGTGGGTGGAAGGCACCCAAATGA